One genomic window of Mesoplodon densirostris isolate mMesDen1 chromosome 14, mMesDen1 primary haplotype, whole genome shotgun sequence includes the following:
- the PELI1 gene encoding E3 ubiquitin-protein ligase pellino homolog 1 produces MFSPDQENHPSKAPVKYGELIVLGYNGSLPNGDRGRRKSRFALFKRPKANGVKPSTVHIACTPQAAKAISNKDQHSISYTLSRAQTVVVEYTHDSNTDMFQIGRSTESPIDFVVTDTVPGSQSNSDTQSVQSTISRFACRIICERNPPFTARIYAAGFDSSKNIFLGEKAAKWKTSDGQMDGLTTNGVLVMHPRNGFTEDSKPGIWREISVCGNVFSLRETRSAQQRGKMVEIETNQLQDGSLIDLCGATLLWRTAEGLSHTPTVKHLEALRQEINAARPQCPVGFNTLAFPSMKRKDVVDEKQPWVYLNCGHVHGYHNWGNKEERDGKDRECPMCRSVGPYVPLWLGCEAGFYVDAGPPTHAFSPCGHVCSEKTTAYWSQIPLPHGTHTFHAACPFCAHQLAGEQGYIRLIFQGPLD; encoded by the exons ATGTTTTCTCCTGATCAAGAAAATCATCCATCCAAAGCACCAGTAAAATACGGTGAACTCATTGTCTTAGG GTATAATGGGTCTCTCCCAAACGGCgatagaggaaggaggaaaagtagGTTTGCTTTGTTTAAAAGACCTAAGGCAAATGGGGTGAAGCCCAGCACTGTGCATATTGCTTGTACTCCTCAGGCTGCAAag gcaataagcaacaaggaccagCATAGCATATCATACACCTTGTCTCGGGCCCAGACAGTGGTGGTTGAATATACTCATGACAGCAACACTGATATGTTTCAG aTTGGTCGGTCAACTGAAAGTCCCATTGACTTTGTAGTAACTGACACAGTTCCTGGAAGTCAAAGTAATTCTGATACACAGTCAGTGCAAAGCACCATATCAAGATTTGCCTGTAGAATTATATGTGAACGGAATCCCCCCTTTACAGCACGGATTTATGCTGCAGGATTTGACTCATCAAAAAACATCTTTCTTGGG GAGAAGGCTGCCAAATGGAAGACAtcagatggacagatggatggctTGACCACCAATGGCGTTCTTGTTATGCATCCACGCAATGGGTTCACAGAAGACTCCAAGCCTGGAATATGGAGAGAAATATCAGTGTGTGGAAATGTATTCAGCCTGCGTGAAACCAGATCAGCTCAGCAGAGAGGGAAAATG GTGGAAATTGAAACCAATCAGTTACAAGATGGCTCATTAATTGACCTCTGTGGTGCAACATTGCTGTGGCGTACTGCAGAAGGCCTTTCCCACACTCCTACCGTGAAGCATTTAGAAGCTTTAAGACAGGAAATCAATGCAGCACGACCTCAGTGCCCTGTAGGGTTCAACACACTAGCATTTCCTAGTATGAAGAGGAAAGATGTTGTTGATGAAAAGCAACCATGGGTGTATCTGAACTGCGGCCACGTGCATGGCTATCATAACTGGGGAAACAAAGAAGAACGTGATGGAAAAGATCGTGAATGTCCTATGTGTAGGTCTGTTGGTCCCTATGTCCCTCTGTGGCTTGGATGTGAAGCTGGATTTTATGTGGACGCCGGCCCTCCAACCCATGCGTTCAGCCCGTGTGGGCATGTGTGTTCAGAAAAGACAACTGCCTACTGGTCCCAGATCCCGCTTCCTCATGGTACTCATACTTTTCATGCAGCCTGTCCCTTTTGTGCACATCAGTTGGCTGGTGAACAAGGCTACATCAGACTTATTTTCCAAGGACCTCTAGACTAA